TTTGAAAGATTTAATAATTCCATAGACTTTCATCAATGTGTTGTTATTGGTGACACTCCAAGAGATGTGGCATGTGCTAAACCATATGGAGCAAAAGTAGTTGCTGTTGCTACAGGTCCATACAGTATTGAGCAACTTAGGACTACAGACGCTGACATAGTTGTTGAAACTCTCTCAGAAATTGATAAAATTATAAGTATTTTCTAGTGATATGGGAAAGTTTCCTGTAACTGAAAAAAAAGAGAAAGAACTCCTGTATGAGATGGAAAATCTCGGAATTAAGGAGACCGATATTGAGGAAAAGTTCATAAGATGTTCAGGACATGGGGGACAAAAACTAAATAAAACCTCAACAGGAGTTTATCTAAAACATATACCCACAGGCATTGAGGTTAAGTGCAC
The nucleotide sequence above comes from Thermodesulfovibrio aggregans. Encoded proteins:
- a CDS encoding peptide chain release factor family protein, which produces MGKFPVTEKKEKELLYEMENLGIKETDIEEKFIRCSGHGGQKLNKTSTGVYLKHIPTGIEVKCTKERSQGLNRFFARRMLIEKFKEYLGIPTEKQKQIEKIRKKKSKSRRKNLSF